A genome region from Schlesneria paludicola DSM 18645 includes the following:
- a CDS encoding transglutaminase family protein encodes MSKLRIEHRTVYMYRNPVTLGRHRLVVRPREGHDVRIEGMSIEIKPTHRLVWARDVYSNSVAIVDFLEPAARLEVCSTVTVVRTIPFPKQESHQPILVGFPVEYDALEAPIAGVYQSLSYPDDLVDVQLWLQQFPELTSADDVESRLLALCFLISKQTKYQRRYSKGVQTPAQTIKLRSGSCRDAATLMMDAVRSLGLAARFASGYLDCPASAAGRAAMHAWTEVYLPILGWRGFDPTLGEATSLKHIVVGVSHHPRGVMPVSGTFIGASSDFIEMIADVKIETF; translated from the coding sequence ATGTCAAAACTTCGAATTGAACATCGTACGGTTTATATGTACCGGAATCCCGTCACGCTGGGACGACATCGACTCGTCGTTCGCCCACGTGAAGGGCACGACGTGCGGATTGAGGGGATGTCGATCGAGATCAAACCCACTCACCGACTCGTATGGGCTCGCGACGTCTACAGTAATTCGGTCGCGATTGTTGACTTTCTGGAGCCTGCGGCGCGTCTTGAAGTTTGCAGCACGGTGACGGTTGTCCGAACGATTCCGTTCCCTAAGCAAGAATCGCATCAGCCAATTCTGGTGGGATTTCCGGTGGAATATGACGCTCTGGAGGCTCCCATCGCAGGCGTCTACCAGTCCTTGTCGTATCCCGACGACCTCGTCGACGTACAACTCTGGCTTCAGCAGTTTCCAGAACTCACGTCTGCTGACGACGTCGAAAGTCGATTGCTGGCGTTGTGTTTCCTCATCTCGAAGCAAACTAAATACCAGCGCCGTTACAGCAAAGGCGTCCAAACCCCAGCTCAAACAATCAAGCTTCGGTCGGGGTCTTGTCGCGATGCGGCGACACTCATGATGGATGCAGTGCGTTCCCTGGGGCTCGCTGCACGGTTTGCGAGCGGCTATCTCGATTGTCCTGCGTCGGCGGCTGGCCGAGCCGCCATGCACGCATGGACCGAAGTTTACCTTCCGATCCTAGGCTGGCGGGGATTTGATCCGACATTGGGCGAGGCAACCTCTCTGAAGCACATTGTTGTCGGCGTTAGCCATCACCCGCGGGGTGTGATGCCGGTCTCTGGTACGTTCATCGGAGCTTCTTCGGACTTTATCGAGATGATTGCCGACGTCAAAATTGAGACGTTCTAG
- a CDS encoding CinA family protein, whose translation MTQPLNSIAGSVARALAHQKKRIVFAESCTAGLVSATLGRIPGISEYLCGSAVVYRLDTKTQWLGVPESMLLNPGPVSEPVALAMALGVLSRTPEADLAAAVTGHLGPNAPTAQDGLVFLSIVDRNGLRAVQEHRLPHSAGTSQPAAYPGDSEREQRQWHAVDLVLRMVAAQLNVETADH comes from the coding sequence ATGACTCAGCCCCTGAATTCCATCGCCGGATCAGTTGCACGCGCGCTCGCGCATCAGAAAAAGCGCATCGTTTTCGCCGAGAGCTGTACCGCTGGACTCGTATCGGCGACGCTGGGGCGGATCCCCGGAATCTCAGAGTACCTCTGCGGATCGGCGGTTGTGTACCGGCTCGACACAAAGACTCAGTGGCTCGGGGTCCCTGAATCGATGCTCCTCAATCCGGGCCCGGTGAGCGAACCCGTCGCGCTCGCGATGGCACTGGGGGTACTCTCGCGCACCCCAGAAGCGGACCTCGCCGCGGCAGTCACCGGACACTTGGGACCGAACGCTCCGACCGCACAAGACGGGCTCGTCTTCTTGAGCATTGTGGACCGCAACGGACTCCGTGCCGTTCAGGAGCATCGACTGCCGCACAGCGCAGGCACCAGCCAGCCAGCCGCGTACCCAGGCGACTCAGAGCGTGAGCAGCGGCAATGGCACGCCGTCGATCTGGTTCTAAGAATGGTTGCAGCCCAACTGAACGTCGAAACAGCCGACCACTGA
- the rfaP gene encoding lipopolysaccharide core heptose(I) kinase RfaP — MSDSQLKTWDNGRLTVSQNFTTLLREHGWTSFDSVWTQTADAAVAKNVRTDRVTLRFTLNDAGTERAFYIKRHGRSSWKEYIKPLLRLTWPILGARNEWRAILDFQNAGIPTMTPVALGESGANSFLITEAIENCIKLSELGKSAVGIAESVPIDGSQANEKSRRRLIRHVAEIARKMHDAGLHHQDFYLGHLLLSPADESLFVIDLGRVRKQSPLSMRWIVKDLAQLSFSATQVTSATEQLRFLRDYFGRPLTRLDKRLIQRIQSKTGRIARHSRKNRL; from the coding sequence TTGTCCGATTCTCAACTGAAAACGTGGGATAATGGCCGCCTGACGGTGAGCCAGAACTTCACCACACTGCTTCGTGAACACGGATGGACTTCATTCGATTCGGTCTGGACTCAAACGGCAGATGCTGCCGTCGCGAAGAACGTCCGTACAGATCGCGTTACCCTGCGATTCACCCTGAACGATGCCGGAACCGAACGCGCCTTCTATATCAAGCGACATGGCCGATCATCCTGGAAAGAGTACATCAAACCTCTCCTTCGGCTGACTTGGCCGATCTTGGGGGCTCGAAACGAATGGCGAGCGATCCTCGATTTTCAGAACGCGGGAATCCCAACCATGACGCCCGTTGCGCTCGGTGAATCGGGTGCGAATTCGTTCCTGATTACCGAAGCCATCGAAAACTGCATCAAACTTTCGGAATTGGGGAAGTCCGCTGTTGGCATTGCCGAGTCGGTACCGATCGACGGATCGCAAGCGAACGAGAAGTCGCGGCGTCGGCTCATTCGCCATGTCGCGGAGATTGCTCGAAAAATGCATGATGCCGGGCTACACCACCAGGATTTTTACCTGGGGCATTTGCTACTGTCTCCGGCCGACGAAAGCCTTTTCGTCATTGACTTGGGCCGCGTCCGCAAGCAGTCGCCGTTGTCGATGCGATGGATTGTGAAGGACCTCGCACAGCTCAGTTTTTCAGCAACACAAGTGACGTCCGCGACGGAGCAACTTCGTTTTCTTCGCGACTATTTCGGACGGCCGTTGACGCGATTGGACAAAAGATTAATCCAGCGTATTCAGTCTAAAACAGGCAGAATCGCCCGCCATTCCCGAAAAAACCGCCTCTAA
- a CDS encoding FdhF/YdeP family oxidoreductase: MNGDTHPQNEDQRDENSAPNQRNVHSPKPIAAEEPTATPQVSLRTVDAQYPLGQDIPRITARDETAAGFHGVFESLKFSAFHGPMRSTRSLLSMNQKGGFDCPSCAWPDPDGNRNVAEFCENGAKAIAWESTSRRVDPEFFRAHSIADLASRTEQWLGDQGRITHPLVLRRGSQHYESIGWSDAFQMIADELNKLPSPDDALFYTSGRASNEAAFCYQLFIRQFGTNNLPDCSNMCHESSGLGLNESIGIGKGTVKLSDFDHADSIFIIGQNPGTNHPRMLSELEKAVRNGCQVVSINPLKETGMIRFQHPQSPRDMLGAGTTIASLFLPVRINGDVACLKGIMKEMLEADDRSGGQVFDRQFIDAKTTGFEAFLADLRATTWDEILNASGVSRELIRKAADIACNSKRMISCWAMGLTQHRNGVANVQTVTNFHLLRGQIGREGAGVCPVRGHSNVQGDRTMGIWEQMSDRFMEALGKEFQFSPPQKHGLDVVCGMQAMHEGKIGVFVGLGGNFLSAGPDTEYVADAFRRLKLSVFISTKLNRNHLITGEQSLILPCLGRSEQDNQASGPQIVSCENSMGVVQESRGRLRPASPTLMSETAIVCHLAKATLGTKSTVDWMGLCGNYDRIRDHIERVVPGFDDYNRRVREPGGFYLPNVPRDKQEFPTKTGKANFVVHPIPQWTLKSNELLMMSFRSHDQFNTTIYGQNDRYRGIAGGRRVIFMNQLDIDRLQFRSGQWVDLSSEYEGIRRHASQFMIVPYEIPAGCAATYYPESNPLVPLRQVAEGSNQPASKSIVITLAPAAKVPQANGQADGQLASVTSTHHGAHS, encoded by the coding sequence ATGAATGGTGACACTCACCCGCAGAATGAAGATCAGCGCGACGAAAACAGTGCGCCCAATCAGCGAAATGTTCATTCTCCGAAGCCGATTGCGGCCGAGGAGCCGACTGCTACTCCCCAGGTGTCGCTGCGAACTGTGGACGCTCAATATCCACTGGGGCAGGACATTCCTCGCATCACTGCTCGTGATGAAACCGCCGCAGGATTTCATGGAGTATTTGAAAGCCTGAAATTCTCTGCTTTCCATGGGCCGATGCGGAGCACACGCAGCCTGTTATCAATGAATCAAAAGGGTGGATTTGATTGTCCGAGTTGTGCCTGGCCTGATCCTGATGGCAATCGGAATGTGGCCGAGTTCTGTGAGAACGGTGCCAAAGCAATCGCCTGGGAGTCGACGAGCCGGAGAGTGGACCCAGAGTTTTTCAGGGCTCACAGCATCGCCGATCTGGCGAGTCGCACTGAGCAATGGCTGGGCGACCAGGGGAGGATCACTCATCCATTGGTACTGCGTCGAGGCAGTCAGCACTATGAATCGATTGGCTGGAGCGACGCGTTCCAGATGATCGCGGATGAATTAAATAAACTGCCTTCTCCCGATGATGCGCTGTTCTATACGTCGGGGCGTGCAAGCAACGAGGCGGCATTTTGCTATCAACTTTTCATTCGTCAATTCGGAACCAACAATCTGCCCGATTGTTCGAATATGTGTCACGAATCCAGCGGCCTGGGGCTGAACGAATCGATTGGCATTGGCAAAGGGACTGTGAAGCTTTCCGATTTTGACCATGCCGACAGCATTTTCATCATTGGTCAGAATCCGGGAACAAATCATCCTCGGATGCTCTCGGAGTTGGAGAAAGCGGTTCGGAATGGCTGTCAGGTGGTCAGTATCAATCCCCTGAAGGAAACGGGAATGATCCGCTTCCAGCATCCGCAATCCCCGCGTGATATGCTCGGGGCTGGGACTACGATCGCCAGTTTGTTCCTTCCCGTCCGCATCAATGGCGATGTGGCGTGCCTGAAAGGGATCATGAAGGAAATGCTCGAAGCCGACGATCGGTCGGGCGGGCAAGTGTTTGATCGTCAGTTTATCGATGCGAAGACCACCGGTTTCGAAGCGTTCCTTGCGGATCTGCGTGCTACAACCTGGGACGAGATCCTCAATGCGTCTGGAGTCTCGCGCGAGCTCATTCGAAAAGCGGCTGACATTGCGTGCAACAGCAAGCGGATGATCAGTTGCTGGGCGATGGGGCTGACTCAGCATCGCAACGGCGTTGCCAACGTTCAGACTGTGACCAACTTTCATCTGCTGCGGGGGCAGATCGGACGCGAAGGTGCGGGAGTCTGTCCCGTTCGTGGACACAGCAATGTCCAAGGTGACCGGACGATGGGCATCTGGGAACAGATGAGCGATCGCTTCATGGAAGCACTTGGCAAAGAGTTTCAATTCAGTCCTCCACAAAAGCATGGCCTGGACGTGGTCTGTGGAATGCAGGCCATGCATGAAGGAAAGATTGGAGTCTTTGTTGGGCTTGGCGGGAATTTTTTGAGCGCGGGCCCCGATACCGAGTATGTTGCCGACGCGTTTCGCCGGCTAAAGCTTAGCGTATTCATCAGCACGAAGCTGAATCGCAATCATTTGATCACGGGCGAACAATCATTGATCCTGCCCTGCCTCGGGCGCAGCGAACAAGACAACCAGGCGAGCGGACCGCAAATCGTGAGTTGCGAAAATTCGATGGGGGTCGTGCAAGAGAGTCGCGGTCGATTGCGTCCGGCGAGCCCCACCCTGATGAGCGAGACGGCGATTGTTTGCCATCTTGCGAAGGCGACTCTCGGTACGAAAAGTACTGTCGACTGGATGGGGCTTTGTGGGAACTACGATCGCATCCGGGATCATATCGAGCGCGTCGTTCCTGGTTTTGATGACTATAATCGACGGGTGCGCGAGCCCGGTGGCTTCTATTTGCCGAACGTTCCACGCGATAAGCAGGAGTTCCCCACCAAGACTGGCAAGGCAAATTTCGTGGTCCATCCGATTCCGCAATGGACGCTGAAATCAAATGAACTTCTAATGATGTCGTTTCGCAGTCACGATCAGTTCAACACCACGATTTATGGGCAGAACGATCGTTATCGCGGAATCGCGGGCGGACGGCGCGTCATTTTTATGAATCAGCTCGATATCGATCGATTGCAGTTTCGATCAGGACAATGGGTTGATTTGAGCAGCGAGTACGAAGGGATTCGGCGGCACGCCAGCCAGTTCATGATTGTGCCGTACGAGATTCCAGCAGGATGTGCCGCGACCTATTATCCCGAATCGAATCCGCTGGTACCTTTGCGACAGGTTGCCGAAGGAAGTAACCAGCCCGCCAGTAAATCGATCGTCATAACCCTGGCCCCTGCGGCTAAGGTTCCCCAGGCAAATGGACAAGCCGATGGCCAATTGGCTTCGGTCACATCGACACATCACGGGGCGCACTCATGA
- the argJ gene encoding bifunctional glutamate N-acetyltransferase/amino-acid acetyltransferase ArgJ, which translates to MSEHIPLPLGFSSAGIRCGIKSDPQKLDLALLVSDRPCAAAGVFTTNLVCGAPVKVSRERLPRSTARAVVLNSGNSNAATGDRGIADAKRMTQIVADQIGASQDDVLVASTGVIGRFLPMDVLQAGIPVAAKALSDSSESFLLAAKAMMTTDTFPKQATETIRIGGNTVRISGVCKGAAMIAPNMATMLCVIMTDAGLTPEEAKQWLRASVEDSFNCISVDGHESTSDTVILLANGASGITISSADEGREFQQALDRVAMKLATDIIRDAEGAHHFVELNVTGCRTRDEAFTIAKAVAESPLVKTAICGADPNWGRIVSAAGYAGVPLQESDMSLVVNGFLLYQAGAPVDFDAKQVSSSLRDNRNVTIDLKLTHGNAQVRFWTCDLTKEYVELNADYTT; encoded by the coding sequence ATGTCCGAACACATTCCGCTGCCTCTCGGTTTCTCTAGCGCCGGAATTCGATGCGGGATCAAGAGCGACCCGCAAAAACTGGATCTGGCACTTCTCGTTTCGGACCGGCCTTGTGCCGCAGCGGGCGTCTTCACCACAAATCTGGTCTGCGGTGCGCCGGTCAAAGTCTCACGCGAACGCCTGCCACGTTCGACCGCACGAGCTGTTGTCCTCAATTCCGGCAATTCCAACGCAGCGACCGGGGATCGGGGAATTGCTGATGCGAAGCGAATGACGCAGATTGTTGCCGACCAGATCGGAGCATCTCAGGACGACGTCCTGGTTGCATCAACAGGGGTCATCGGGCGTTTTTTGCCGATGGACGTTTTACAGGCGGGCATTCCCGTTGCCGCAAAGGCACTCTCCGATTCTTCCGAGTCATTCCTGCTCGCTGCCAAAGCGATGATGACAACCGACACGTTTCCGAAACAGGCGACCGAGACCATTCGAATTGGCGGTAATACGGTCCGCATCAGCGGCGTATGCAAGGGCGCAGCGATGATTGCGCCGAACATGGCAACGATGCTGTGCGTGATCATGACCGATGCGGGACTCACACCTGAAGAAGCGAAGCAGTGGCTGCGAGCAAGTGTTGAAGACTCATTCAACTGCATCAGCGTCGACGGTCACGAAAGCACCAGTGACACCGTAATCCTGCTGGCGAATGGGGCCTCGGGAATTACGATCTCGTCCGCCGACGAAGGAAGAGAATTCCAACAGGCGCTCGATCGAGTCGCGATGAAGCTGGCAACGGACATCATTCGGGACGCGGAAGGAGCACATCACTTCGTGGAACTCAACGTCACCGGATGCAGGACCCGAGACGAGGCGTTCACCATCGCAAAAGCGGTCGCAGAAAGTCCACTGGTCAAGACGGCCATCTGCGGCGCGGACCCCAATTGGGGCCGAATCGTTTCGGCTGCAGGCTACGCTGGCGTGCCGCTGCAGGAATCCGACATGTCGCTGGTCGTAAACGGCTTCTTGCTCTATCAGGCAGGTGCCCCGGTCGATTTCGATGCCAAGCAGGTTTCGAGCAGCCTGCGCGACAATCGGAACGTTACGATCGACCTAAAGCTGACCCACGGTAATGCACAGGTTCGCTTCTGGACCTGCGACCTCACCAAGGAATATGTCGAACTCAACGCCGACTACACCACATGA
- a CDS encoding DUF6398 domain-containing protein yields the protein MAKKATRGTSTDESTQIIDHIAKMVDDFCREHLNEEYAVLCRKLTEKLARKRPSPLVSGKPNTWACGIIRTIGWMNFLDDRSQTPHMKLTAIDKQFGVGESTGQGKSKLIRTMLRIRQFDHHWTLPSKLEDNHVVWMLEINGFLMDVRRCTREVQELAFNKGLIPYIPADRPQGN from the coding sequence ATGGCAAAGAAAGCAACTCGCGGAACAAGCACGGACGAATCAACGCAGATCATTGACCACATTGCCAAGATGGTCGATGACTTTTGCCGTGAACATCTCAACGAAGAATACGCTGTCCTCTGCCGAAAACTGACGGAGAAGTTGGCCCGGAAACGCCCGTCTCCGTTGGTCAGTGGTAAGCCGAACACTTGGGCCTGTGGGATCATCCGCACGATTGGTTGGATGAATTTCCTCGACGACCGCAGCCAGACACCGCACATGAAGCTCACTGCCATCGACAAGCAATTCGGTGTTGGCGAAAGTACCGGACAGGGCAAATCAAAATTGATTCGCACCATGCTGAGAATTCGGCAGTTCGATCATCATTGGACATTGCCGAGCAAGTTAGAGGACAACCATGTGGTGTGGATGCTCGAAATCAATGGCTTCCTCATGGACGTTCGTCGTTGCACCCGCGAAGTCCAAGAACTGGCATTCAACAAGGGATTGATTCCATATATCCCAGCGGATCGCCCGCAAGGAAACTGA
- the fdhD gene encoding formate dehydrogenase accessory sulfurtransferase FdhD: MTAIQTSVAPSSVRVTIDRFDEGTRCHTDDVLAIEEPLEIRLVWQVDGKRQQRSLSITMRTPGCDQELAAGFLFGEGIVQHSSQVVRIAHCGPAVGEMGLRNVIKVELAERIDLDWSRFERNFHVTSSCGICGKTSLEAVNRLGCTPPPMEFQIDPEILYALPKRLRSEQAIFDSTGGLHAAALFDQAGNLLAVREDVGRHNALDKLIGAEFLADRLPPTEPRILLLSGRASFELLQKATAAGIGIVAAIGAPSSLAVDLARQSQITLVGFLRNGRCNVYCGPDRIR; this comes from the coding sequence ATGACGGCGATTCAGACCAGCGTCGCGCCCTCCAGCGTCCGCGTGACGATCGACCGATTCGACGAGGGAACGCGTTGCCACACCGACGACGTGTTGGCAATTGAAGAGCCGCTCGAGATTCGTCTTGTCTGGCAGGTCGATGGCAAGCGGCAGCAGCGTAGTCTATCGATTACGATGCGCACTCCTGGTTGCGATCAGGAACTGGCGGCGGGGTTCCTGTTCGGTGAAGGAATCGTCCAACATTCGTCGCAGGTTGTGCGGATTGCACACTGTGGACCGGCTGTTGGCGAGATGGGCCTGCGTAATGTGATCAAGGTGGAACTCGCGGAACGGATCGATCTGGATTGGTCACGATTCGAGCGAAATTTTCATGTGACGTCAAGTTGCGGCATCTGTGGCAAGACCTCGCTCGAAGCCGTCAATCGACTTGGTTGCACGCCCCCCCCGATGGAATTTCAGATCGATCCCGAAATTCTGTATGCGTTGCCCAAGCGACTGCGTTCGGAGCAAGCGATCTTTGACAGTACGGGGGGGCTGCACGCAGCCGCTTTGTTCGATCAGGCCGGGAATCTATTGGCCGTAAGAGAAGACGTTGGACGTCACAACGCACTCGATAAGCTGATTGGCGCAGAGTTCCTGGCGGATCGCCTGCCGCCAACCGAGCCCAGAATTCTGCTGCTGAGTGGTCGTGCCAGTTTTGAATTGTTGCAGAAGGCGACTGCGGCGGGGATCGGGATTGTCGCCGCGATCGGAGCGCCTTCAAGCCTGGCGGTCGACTTGGCTCGACAATCTCAGATTACGCTCGTTGGCTTTCTGCGGAATGGCCGATGCAATGTCTACTGCGGTCCCGACCGGATTCGTTGA
- the htpG gene encoding molecular chaperone HtpG, with amino-acid sequence MSQPQEFTFQTEIKQLLHILSHSLYQNREIALRELISNASDSLNKLRHIQLSEEQYRDGAPLEITLEPDKEAKLLVIRDNGVGLTHDELVQNLGTIAHSGSKEFLRSLSAKAEETGGETPSADLSLIGQFGVGFYAAFMLADRVEVVTRSYREQSGWRWESDGSGRFSITPVEGDVPRGAQIRLHLKDDMDEFTDPHRLKFIVRKYSTFVPHPIKLAEETLNEQKPIWVEPKNQVTEEQHTGFYQWLTHHSDESPLWHLHLSSDSPIQFHSILYCPPTNFELMGFGNIEHGINLCAKRILVQDDCRDLLPEYLRFLYGVVDSADLPLNVSRETLQDHKLLPKLKRVLVKKVLDHLASLAEEQPETFKTFYQQFGPILRTGIGQDFENRERIAKLMRFHSTHSVEQTPIVTGGEEKAALPAVSLDAYLQRAVEGQKQIYYLSGPDLNALSRHPHLEAFRKRHLEVLFLDDPIDEFALTQMRQYEKKDLISIDSSEVEFPESTNPPADEVLKPKPKNFTRVLELFRGALDSKVTDVLESSRLTESACCLVNPQGTMSNQLQKVLSHTMKDYESPKRLMEVNPHAALVTRLCELSNNSDNDEFIRDCGRQLYANALILDGMIPDVEETTTRAMKFMEELARTKTAIVI; translated from the coding sequence GTGTCTCAGCCTCAGGAATTCACGTTTCAGACCGAAATCAAACAACTTTTGCATATCCTCTCGCATTCGCTTTACCAGAACCGCGAGATTGCGCTGCGTGAGTTGATTTCCAACGCATCGGACTCGTTAAACAAGCTTCGGCACATTCAATTGTCTGAAGAGCAGTATCGCGATGGTGCGCCATTGGAGATTACGCTCGAACCGGACAAAGAAGCCAAGTTGCTCGTCATTCGCGACAATGGTGTCGGGCTGACGCACGACGAACTGGTGCAGAATCTTGGAACGATTGCCCACAGCGGTTCGAAAGAGTTTCTGCGCAGTCTGTCCGCCAAGGCCGAAGAAACCGGTGGTGAGACGCCTTCGGCCGACCTGTCATTGATCGGACAGTTCGGAGTTGGCTTCTATGCGGCGTTCATGCTGGCTGATCGCGTGGAGGTGGTGACGCGCAGCTACCGTGAGCAAAGTGGCTGGCGCTGGGAATCCGATGGGTCGGGCCGCTTCTCGATCACACCTGTGGAAGGCGATGTGCCACGTGGTGCGCAGATTCGTTTGCATCTAAAAGATGATATGGACGAATTCACCGATCCGCATCGGCTGAAATTCATCGTCCGCAAATATTCGACATTCGTACCTCATCCGATCAAGCTGGCTGAAGAGACCCTGAACGAGCAGAAGCCGATTTGGGTCGAACCGAAGAATCAGGTCACCGAGGAACAGCATACAGGGTTCTATCAGTGGTTGACGCATCACTCGGATGAGAGTCCGCTCTGGCACTTGCATCTCTCGAGCGATTCGCCGATTCAGTTCCACTCGATCCTGTACTGTCCCCCCACGAATTTCGAATTGATGGGTTTTGGGAATATTGAGCACGGAATTAACCTCTGTGCAAAACGGATCCTCGTGCAGGACGATTGTCGCGACCTGTTGCCCGAGTATTTGCGATTCTTGTACGGTGTCGTCGATTCCGCCGACCTGCCGCTGAACGTGTCCCGGGAAACATTGCAGGACCATAAGCTGCTGCCGAAGCTCAAACGGGTTTTGGTCAAGAAGGTGTTAGATCACCTGGCGAGCCTGGCGGAAGAACAACCTGAAACATTCAAGACCTTCTACCAGCAGTTTGGTCCAATTCTGCGAACCGGTATCGGTCAGGACTTCGAGAACCGCGAGAGGATCGCGAAGTTGATGCGATTCCATTCGACGCATTCGGTTGAACAGACGCCAATCGTTACGGGCGGTGAAGAGAAAGCGGCGCTCCCAGCCGTGTCACTCGATGCCTACCTGCAGCGGGCAGTTGAAGGTCAAAAGCAAATCTACTACCTGAGCGGACCTGATCTGAATGCGTTGTCGCGGCACCCTCACCTCGAGGCATTCCGTAAGCGTCATTTGGAAGTGCTATTCCTGGACGATCCCATCGACGAATTCGCGCTCACGCAAATGCGACAGTACGAGAAGAAAGACCTGATTTCGATCGACTCTTCCGAGGTGGAATTTCCGGAATCGACCAATCCCCCCGCCGACGAAGTGCTGAAACCGAAGCCGAAGAATTTCACTCGCGTCCTCGAACTGTTCCGCGGTGCGCTCGATAGCAAAGTCACCGATGTGCTGGAATCATCGCGATTGACTGAAAGTGCTTGCTGTTTAGTCAATCCGCAGGGGACGATGAGCAATCAGTTGCAGAAGGTCCTCAGTCATACGATGAAGGATTACGAGTCGCCGAAACGCTTGATGGAGGTCAATCCACACGCGGCTTTGGTGACGCGGCTCTGTGAACTAAGCAATAATTCGGATAACGACGAGTTCATTCGCGATTGCGGCCGGCAACTGTATGCGAACGCCTTGATTTTGGACGGCATGATTCCTGATGTGGAAGAAACGACGACTCGCGCGATGAAGTTCATGGAGGAACTGGCCCGCACGAAGACCGCGATTGTGATTTAG
- a CDS encoding transglutaminase-like domain-containing protein: protein MRFDVSSRLEYVVKFPSTLILNIHAQNNVSQLILDERLTITPEIATEEFSLEEGGSRFVRLETGTAQNLTVEYAARVDCATEVVQAKGSDPTSIAELDRRAIPFLFPSRYCQSDRLGKLAWDLFGRIADPYEKVVAIDKWIHANVEYALGSTDSETSAYDTVVQRRGVCRDFAHLGIALCRAVNIPARYFSGYAYQLTPPDFHACFECYLAGQWMVFDATRLVPLNGLVRIGTGRDAADAAVASIFGGVQGTKITVDCRLSPGQKFVAVHGHQLQGRGVSLESGNVKTSN from the coding sequence ATGCGATTCGATGTTTCGTCACGATTGGAATATGTCGTCAAATTTCCGTCGACATTAATTCTGAATATCCACGCTCAAAATAATGTGTCGCAGTTGATTCTGGATGAACGCCTAACGATTACGCCCGAAATCGCCACTGAGGAATTCTCTCTCGAAGAGGGGGGAAGTCGATTCGTACGACTCGAAACGGGAACTGCTCAAAATTTGACGGTCGAATACGCGGCGCGCGTGGACTGCGCAACCGAAGTCGTTCAGGCGAAGGGGTCAGATCCCACTTCGATTGCCGAGCTGGACCGTCGTGCCATCCCCTTTCTATTTCCAAGCCGTTACTGCCAATCGGATCGGCTTGGAAAGCTGGCCTGGGATCTTTTTGGACGCATCGCGGACCCGTACGAGAAAGTCGTAGCGATCGATAAGTGGATTCACGCAAATGTTGAATATGCTTTAGGAAGCACCGACTCAGAGACGTCCGCATACGACACCGTCGTACAGAGACGAGGTGTCTGTCGTGATTTTGCCCATCTCGGAATTGCGCTCTGTCGAGCTGTGAACATCCCTGCGAGGTATTTTTCCGGTTATGCCTACCAGCTGACGCCCCCTGATTTCCATGCCTGCTTCGAGTGTTATTTGGCAGGGCAATGGATGGTGTTCGATGCGACGCGACTTGTGCCGTTGAACGGATTGGTGCGCATTGGGACTGGGCGGGATGCTGCTGATGCTGCAGTCGCCAGCATTTTCGGCGGCGTTCAAGGAACGAAGATCACCGTGGATTGTCGGTTGAGTCCGGGGCAAAAATTTGTTGCCGTTCACGGCCACCAGCTTCAAGGGCGAGGAGTTTCTCTCGAATCCGGAAATGTCAAAACTTCGAATTGA
- a CDS encoding integrase core domain-containing protein: MIVRRLVSTFHSKVRDEFLSCEVFDALHSAMSLGSSRRRQYDGVRLHSSLGYVIPAEFARTCVPSSTASAAF; this comes from the coding sequence GTGATTGTCCGGCGCCTAGTCTCGACTTTTCATTCGAAGGTGCGGGATGAATTTCTGAGCTGTGAAGTGTTCGACGCGTTGCATTCCGCAATGAGCCTGGGTTCGTCAAGGCGCCGTCAATATGACGGCGTGAGACTTCACAGTTCGCTGGGCTATGTCATCCCGGCGGAGTTCGCGCGAACGTGTGTTCCTTCCTCTACGGCTTCGGCTGCGTTCTAG